A single region of the Vibrio chagasii genome encodes:
- a CDS encoding FAD-dependent oxidoreductase — translation MNHNKTDTNQASIAIVGGGIAGTTSAIHFSELGFKVTILEKGPSLVNGPPICHLHAGGNLYRDISVEQCLQLLTQSIDTVRLFPHTINIRPTVIAVPHSDGGEPLDLLPRLKIIKDAYAELVKQDKNNQVLGDPEEYYKLYDKDELLALAKLTQPLKPTTLDEWCIPFAKHTDLETLKYPVAMVQEYGWSVFRLSATAQLSLEQQPNCTVLTNSRLQSVQSTGQGWSLTYTDIDNKSRTLTTDYLINASGFETGIVDDFVGSKQQRLVEFKAAYVTKWPYSQECKEEWPEVIFHGPRGTPQGMAQLTPYADGVFQLHGMTEGITLFEGGLVSSSTGSSQPQLPSKLLKKIVSGWSEEQLELRTRAAITHMSQFIPSFSSAQVGGKPLFGAQQIPGTDPSLRASDVSFCGERYARLEVVKASSTLEAAQKVAQHWFDIPESDSIEDTHSVTMSLNLNDIENKAIGLTQERGYPNALAKVSGQGHH, via the coding sequence ATGAACCACAACAAAACGGATACAAATCAAGCTTCTATTGCCATTGTCGGCGGTGGTATAGCCGGAACAACAAGCGCTATTCACTTCAGTGAGTTGGGTTTTAAGGTCACTATATTGGAAAAAGGGCCAAGTTTGGTTAATGGTCCACCGATTTGCCACCTACATGCTGGCGGCAATTTGTATCGAGATATTTCTGTAGAGCAGTGTCTCCAATTGCTCACACAATCAATTGACACCGTCCGTTTGTTCCCTCACACGATCAATATTCGTCCAACTGTCATAGCCGTTCCACACAGCGATGGTGGGGAGCCATTGGACTTGCTTCCTCGTCTCAAGATAATAAAAGACGCTTATGCTGAACTCGTAAAGCAAGACAAAAACAATCAAGTACTTGGGGACCCTGAAGAGTACTACAAGCTTTATGACAAAGATGAGTTATTGGCACTAGCTAAACTAACGCAGCCACTGAAGCCAACAACGCTTGATGAGTGGTGTATTCCTTTCGCCAAACATACTGATTTAGAAACGCTTAAATATCCCGTTGCTATGGTTCAAGAGTATGGTTGGAGTGTATTCCGACTGTCTGCGACGGCTCAACTCTCGTTAGAACAACAGCCAAATTGTACAGTGTTGACCAACAGCCGCTTACAATCGGTTCAATCTACGGGACAAGGTTGGTCATTAACCTACACGGACATTGATAACAAAAGCCGCACACTAACCACCGATTATTTGATTAATGCCAGCGGCTTTGAAACCGGCATCGTAGATGACTTTGTAGGTTCGAAACAGCAGCGACTTGTTGAGTTTAAAGCCGCTTATGTGACGAAGTGGCCATATTCCCAAGAATGTAAGGAAGAGTGGCCTGAGGTTATCTTTCATGGCCCACGAGGCACACCACAAGGTATGGCTCAATTAACACCATACGCCGATGGAGTATTCCAGCTTCATGGTATGACGGAAGGGATCACTCTGTTTGAAGGCGGCTTGGTTTCATCTTCTACAGGCTCTTCACAGCCTCAGCTGCCTTCTAAGCTACTGAAGAAAATCGTATCTGGTTGGAGTGAAGAACAGCTAGAGCTAAGAACACGTGCGGCGATTACCCATATGTCTCAGTTCATACCAAGCTTTAGCTCTGCACAAGTTGGTGGTAAGCCTCTATTTGGAGCGCAGCAAATTCCGGGGACCGACCCAAGCCTACGCGCTTCAGATGTCTCTTTCTGCGGCGAGCGTTATGCAAGGCTTGAGGTAGTAAAGGCGTCTTCAACATTAGAAGCAGCGCAAAAGGTGGCTCAACACTGGTTCGATATTCCCGAGTCTGACTCGATTGAAGATACACACTCAGTGACAATGTCACTTAATTTAAACGATATTGAAAATAAAGCGATAGGGTTGACCCAAGAGCGTGGATACCCAAATGCGCTGGCGAAAGTTTCAGGCCAAGGCCACCACTAA
- a CDS encoding ABC transporter permease, protein MNSSNGLNKRLFSWSIEEIRHGQLWPVSIALTLIIACVFALSALAERMEQVIVKQGKDALTADSVFISANPIPQALLDVTQVEPLESSQLTRFSTMAFSDNSMQLVTVKAVESNYPLRGEMLLEGADNASSNHVEPGELWLDERIFAQLEVEIGDNVTIGDADLTITGRITQEPGLSFNPFQQMPAVLIHNNDIDATGAIQPGSRVSFRLFLNGDDAKLKAAQDSIELTPSDRWRTQDSASRTNDMFESTTQYLSLTVAIVVIMAATTLVLTCQHYVASRRKTIAMLKSLGASKPWIIKWLSVQVSLLVAIGAVLGIAIGIGLEFLLRIPLGDLLPSPLPSYGIEPAILAILSSVLIGVPALGIPLIGLVNTSAISVIQSSHKTRDSYKKFALLLVPIIPMMLMYGDNLLVWIVLAGIACLFLVLALVSTFVLRLFGKLPTSTSMRLALSRINRTPLATGIQFGSLALSLMLLSIIWLVRSDLLSDWQQTLPENAPNAFALNIASYEKDSYLETIDANGVERTQAFPIIRGRLTTINGVVASEYSETSERTDALSREINFTWGDSLPEYNEVLDGTWTKEQGVSVESDVAEQLGLEIGDELAFTINSQKVSAKVNSIRKVEWREMKPNFYFIFTPDVLSSIPSTWLVSFRVEDQHNQMLNELSRNHPTVSLMDIRVMGSKIQELLKQIVWSITVLAALGVVAGLLLIFTLLRLSLSQRQQEIRLYRTLGASKKRILNTIWCEYGLMALVAGSIAALGSEMSVAGVMSFGFELSPSLHPMLWVVLPVLTFITLAAVVNSLIKRLLAPVNKDFG, encoded by the coding sequence TTGAATTCATCAAACGGACTTAACAAGCGCCTGTTTTCATGGAGCATTGAAGAGATTCGACATGGTCAACTATGGCCGGTATCGATCGCTTTAACACTGATCATTGCCTGTGTTTTCGCATTATCAGCATTGGCTGAGCGCATGGAACAGGTCATCGTAAAACAGGGGAAAGATGCACTGACTGCTGACAGCGTGTTCATCTCAGCAAACCCAATCCCGCAAGCATTATTAGATGTCACTCAAGTTGAGCCGTTAGAAAGCTCTCAATTAACCCGCTTTTCAACTATGGCATTTAGCGATAACTCGATGCAGTTGGTGACAGTTAAAGCGGTGGAGAGCAACTATCCATTGCGTGGTGAAATGTTACTAGAAGGTGCAGACAATGCATCGAGCAATCACGTTGAACCCGGTGAGTTGTGGCTGGACGAACGTATTTTCGCGCAGTTGGAAGTTGAAATAGGTGACAACGTCACTATTGGAGATGCCGACTTAACCATAACAGGACGAATCACCCAAGAGCCAGGGTTAAGCTTCAACCCATTCCAACAGATGCCTGCGGTACTGATTCATAATAATGACATCGACGCGACAGGGGCTATTCAACCGGGAAGCCGTGTAAGTTTCAGACTGTTCTTAAACGGTGATGATGCAAAACTTAAAGCAGCTCAAGACAGTATCGAATTAACGCCAAGCGATCGTTGGCGTACGCAAGATTCAGCAAGCCGCACTAATGATATGTTTGAAAGCACCACCCAATACTTATCACTAACGGTCGCTATTGTCGTGATTATGGCTGCGACTACCTTGGTATTGACGTGCCAACATTATGTAGCTAGCCGCCGCAAGACCATCGCCATGCTGAAGAGTTTGGGCGCAAGCAAACCATGGATCATTAAGTGGCTATCAGTACAAGTTTCACTACTGGTCGCTATTGGTGCCGTCCTAGGTATCGCGATTGGTATCGGACTAGAGTTTCTTCTTCGTATTCCGCTTGGTGACTTATTGCCTTCTCCGCTTCCTAGCTATGGTATCGAGCCTGCTATTCTTGCAATCTTATCCAGTGTTTTAATTGGTGTGCCTGCACTTGGCATTCCGTTGATTGGGTTGGTAAATACCTCTGCGATTAGCGTGATTCAATCAAGCCATAAGACACGCGATAGCTATAAGAAATTCGCTTTGCTGTTGGTGCCTATCATCCCAATGATGTTGATGTATGGTGACAATTTATTGGTGTGGATTGTTTTAGCCGGTATTGCGTGCCTATTTTTGGTTCTGGCCCTAGTTAGTACGTTTGTACTGCGCCTGTTTGGCAAGCTTCCGACATCGACATCAATGCGCTTAGCTTTAAGTCGAATTAATCGTACGCCGCTTGCAACGGGCATACAATTTGGCTCGTTAGCGCTTTCGTTGATGTTGCTGTCGATTATCTGGTTGGTGAGAAGCGATCTGTTGTCAGACTGGCAACAAACCCTGCCTGAGAATGCACCCAATGCATTTGCACTGAATATCGCCAGTTATGAGAAAGACAGCTATTTGGAAACCATTGATGCTAACGGAGTCGAGCGTACTCAAGCTTTCCCGATCATTCGTGGGCGACTAACAACAATCAATGGTGTCGTAGCATCTGAATATAGCGAGACATCTGAACGAACTGATGCGCTAAGCCGTGAAATCAACTTCACGTGGGGCGACTCACTACCAGAGTATAATGAAGTGCTTGATGGCACTTGGACGAAAGAGCAGGGCGTGTCTGTTGAATCTGATGTAGCAGAACAACTAGGTTTGGAAATTGGAGACGAGCTCGCTTTCACCATCAATAGTCAAAAGGTATCAGCGAAGGTTAACAGTATCCGTAAAGTAGAATGGCGTGAAATGAAGCCAAATTTCTACTTCATCTTTACTCCAGACGTCTTGAGCTCCATTCCTTCGACTTGGTTAGTGAGCTTTAGAGTCGAAGATCAGCACAACCAAATGCTCAACGAGCTCTCACGGAATCATCCAACCGTGAGTTTGATGGATATCCGTGTAATGGGCAGCAAGATCCAAGAGCTGCTTAAACAGATTGTTTGGTCGATTACCGTGTTGGCAGCACTTGGCGTCGTTGCAGGATTATTGCTTATTTTTACGCTCTTACGTCTTAGCTTATCTCAAAGGCAACAAGAGATACGTTTGTACCGTACGTTAGGGGCAAGCAAGAAAAGGATCCTTAACACTATCTGGTGTGAATATGGGCTAATGGCACTGGTAGCAGGCTCAATTGCTGCGCTAGGTTCTGAAATGAGCGTGGCAGGTGTGATGAGTTTCGGCTTTGAACTCTCGCCTTCGCTTCATCCGATGTTGTGGGTTGTTTTACCTGTGCTGACCTTTATCACACTGGCCGCTGTTGTGAACAGCTTAATTAAGCGTCTATTGGCTCCTGTAAACAAGGATTTTGGATAG
- a CDS encoding ABC transporter ATP-binding protein, which yields MHTSIIKAEAVSKTVSTNQEHLTILEHVDIDIREGETVAIVGTSGAGKSTLMTLLAGLDVPTKGEIHLLGQPLSQLDDEARAKIRSESVGFVFQSFLLIPSLSALQNVTLPCLLKGEDEDIERATALLESVGLKDRLDHLPSQLSGGEQQRVALARAFMIKPKILFADEPTGNLDQQTAAKIVELLFELNSSHGTTLVLVTHDPKLAQRCQRTLKMHVGQIEEV from the coding sequence ATGCATACATCCATCATTAAAGCAGAAGCTGTTTCCAAGACAGTGTCTACTAATCAAGAACATTTAACAATCCTAGAGCACGTCGATATTGATATTCGTGAAGGTGAAACAGTCGCGATTGTCGGTACATCTGGGGCAGGTAAATCGACCTTGATGACTCTGCTGGCTGGCCTTGATGTCCCTACCAAAGGCGAAATCCATTTATTGGGACAACCACTTTCACAGCTAGATGATGAAGCCAGGGCGAAAATCCGAAGTGAATCGGTAGGATTTGTTTTTCAAAGTTTCTTATTGATTCCGAGCTTATCAGCGCTGCAAAACGTGACACTACCATGCTTACTAAAAGGCGAAGATGAAGACATTGAACGCGCAACTGCGTTACTTGAGTCGGTTGGCTTAAAAGACAGGCTCGATCATCTACCATCTCAGCTATCAGGTGGAGAACAGCAGCGTGTAGCTTTGGCACGTGCGTTCATGATCAAGCCCAAAATCCTATTTGCTGACGAACCAACTGGTAACCTGGACCAACAAACCGCGGCCAAAATCGTCGAGCTACTGTTCGAACTGAACTCTTCTCACGGCACCACACTAGTACTGGTGACACACGATCCTAAGCTAGCACAACGATGTCAACGAACGCTTAAGATGCATGTCGGACAGATAGAGGAAGTCTAA
- a CDS encoding arylesterase, producing MTRLISFLLFIFFSTTSLAQGSASAQDSKLLILGDSLSAGYNMDIKQSWPSLLPDALAKHDKAVTVVNGSISGDTTGNGLARLPQLLEEHAPDTVLIELGANDGLRGFPPKLMSSNLDQIIEQIKAAGARPIMMQIKIPPNYGKRYNQQFEYVFAALADQQNVPLLPFFLEHIILKPEWMMNDGLHPKPEAQPWIAEFVAEELYQYL from the coding sequence ATGACTCGACTAATTTCCTTTTTATTATTTATATTCTTTTCTACTACTTCTTTGGCTCAAGGGTCTGCGTCAGCTCAAGATTCGAAGTTACTGATACTTGGTGACAGCTTGAGTGCTGGTTACAACATGGATATCAAACAGAGTTGGCCAAGTTTGTTACCAGATGCGTTAGCGAAACATGATAAAGCGGTTACCGTGGTCAACGGCAGTATCTCTGGCGACACAACAGGTAACGGTTTAGCTCGTTTACCCCAGCTACTAGAGGAACACGCTCCAGACACCGTCCTTATTGAGCTTGGAGCCAACGATGGTCTTCGTGGCTTCCCACCGAAGCTGATGTCTTCAAACTTAGATCAAATCATCGAGCAGATAAAAGCGGCGGGTGCGAGACCAATTATGATGCAAATTAAAATCCCACCTAATTATGGCAAGCGTTACAACCAGCAGTTTGAATACGTGTTTGCAGCGTTGGCTGATCAACAAAATGTACCCCTGCTTCCATTTTTCCTAGAGCACATCATCCTAAAACCGGAGTGGATGATGAACGATGGTTTGCATCCTAAACCAGAAGCTCAACCTTGGATTGCTGAATTTGTCGCCGAAGAATTATATCAGTATCTTTAG
- the fabV gene encoding enoyl-ACP reductase FabV, which produces MLIEPIIKGVVAKSAHPLGCQEAVKQQIRFVKSAPQIKDGPKRVLIIGASSGFGLAARIALTFGGAQAATIGVSFERGPNEKSLGSAGWYNNIYFKKEAEREQRTAINIVGDAFSQETRAQVVEAIETYFEGEVDLVIYSLAAGVRPKPNSDEFWRSATKPIGESVTGATISLEHDNWVTNTLEAATEEEAKSTLKVMGGEDWESWIDELINAESIAPGCKTIAFSYVGPEVTHPIYLDGTLGRAKIDLHQTSHALNLELANFEGNAYATVCKALVTKASVFIPGLSPYLLALYKVMKEKQTHEGCIEQMQRLFSTKLYGQSKVPLDGERLIRMDDWELDPETQAHVTELLNKMDENNFQTLGDYQGFKDEFLQLNGFAQPSVDYSKKLNSEDFIKLKP; this is translated from the coding sequence ATGCTGATCGAACCTATTATCAAGGGTGTGGTAGCAAAAAGCGCTCACCCTCTTGGCTGTCAAGAAGCCGTAAAGCAACAAATTAGATTCGTTAAGAGTGCGCCGCAAATCAAAGATGGCCCTAAACGAGTATTGATCATCGGCGCTTCTTCAGGCTTTGGCCTTGCCGCTCGTATCGCCCTTACCTTTGGCGGTGCTCAAGCCGCCACCATTGGCGTTTCATTCGAACGTGGCCCAAACGAAAAATCTCTTGGTAGTGCCGGCTGGTACAACAACATCTACTTCAAAAAAGAAGCGGAACGTGAGCAGCGCACCGCTATTAACATCGTAGGCGATGCCTTTTCCCAAGAAACCCGCGCACAAGTTGTTGAAGCCATCGAAACTTATTTCGAAGGTGAAGTCGATCTCGTGATCTACAGTCTGGCTGCGGGTGTACGTCCCAAGCCCAATTCTGATGAATTCTGGCGTTCTGCGACTAAACCTATTGGTGAAAGCGTAACTGGCGCAACCATTTCTCTTGAGCACGATAATTGGGTGACCAACACGCTTGAAGCTGCCACTGAAGAGGAAGCAAAAAGCACACTCAAAGTGATGGGGGGCGAAGATTGGGAAAGTTGGATCGACGAACTCATCAATGCCGAATCTATCGCTCCCGGCTGTAAGACTATCGCTTTCTCTTATGTTGGCCCTGAAGTCACACACCCTATCTATCTCGATGGTACACTAGGTCGTGCAAAAATCGATCTTCATCAAACCAGTCATGCGCTTAACCTTGAATTAGCTAACTTTGAAGGCAACGCTTATGCGACTGTGTGTAAGGCGTTGGTTACCAAAGCAAGCGTATTCATCCCGGGCTTAAGCCCCTACTTGCTTGCGTTGTACAAAGTGATGAAAGAGAAACAGACGCATGAAGGGTGTATCGAACAAATGCAGCGCCTGTTTAGCACTAAGCTGTACGGTCAATCTAAAGTACCACTTGATGGCGAACGGTTGATACGAATGGACGACTGGGAACTAGACCCAGAGACACAAGCCCATGTGACAGAGTTGCTCAACAAGATGGATGAAAATAACTTCCAAACTCTGGGTGATTACCAAGGATTTAAAGATGAATTCTTGCAACTAAACGGTTTTGCACAACCATCGGTAGACTACAGTAAGAAATTGAATAGCGAAGACTTTATAAAATTAAAGCCCTAG